One Keratinibaculum paraultunense genomic window carries:
- a CDS encoding GNAT family N-acetyltransferase, with protein MKGIFIYNFSDWNTVVENQWDLSIEEKRESEFMAIISNNELVAYGSISLKGDIAYIGIGLKPSFCGKGYGEM; from the coding sequence ATGAAGGGAATATTCATATATAATTTTTCAGACTGGAATACTGTAGTAGAAAACCAGTGGGATCTGTCCATAGAAGAAAAAAGAGAATCAGAATTTATGGCAATAATTTCAAACAATGAATTAGTTGCCTATGGTAGTATAAGTTTAAAAGGAGATATAGCATATATAGGAATTGGATTAAAACCATCTTTTTGTGGAAAGGGTTATGGGGAGATGTGA
- the tsaE gene encoding tRNA (adenosine(37)-N6)-threonylcarbamoyltransferase complex ATPase subunit type 1 TsaE yields the protein MVRIVLKGLKETEEFGEKLGSILKPGDIISLTGDLGAGKTTLTKSIGKGLGVEDYITSPTFTLINEYKGRINLYHFDVYRLEGSMDLYDLGFEEYIYSDGISIIEWGDKIEEVLPKERINIRIEKGAELDERIIYIYGEGERFEQFIKELNID from the coding sequence ATGGTAAGAATAGTATTAAAAGGATTAAAAGAAACAGAAGAATTTGGAGAGAAATTAGGCAGTATATTAAAACCTGGAGATATTATATCCTTAACTGGAGATTTAGGTGCAGGAAAGACTACTTTAACCAAATCAATTGGTAAGGGTTTAGGAGTAGAGGACTATATAACCAGCCCTACTTTTACTTTGATAAATGAATACAAAGGAAGGATAAATCTATATCATTTTGATGTATATAGATTGGAAGGTTCTATGGATTTATATGATTTAGGATTTGAAGAATATATTTATTCTGATGGTATTTCCATAATAGAGTGGGGAGATAAAATAGAGGAAGTATTACCAAAAGAAAGGATAAATATAAGAATAGAAAAAGGTGCAGAATTAGATGAAAGGATAATATATATATATGGAGAAGGAGAAAGATTTGAACAATTTATTAAGGAGTTGAATATAGATTGA
- a CDS encoding ATP-NAD kinase family protein: MYVLKLGFIVNPIAGMGGKVGLKGTDGAEVLKRAIELGAYPEAGIKAKKALEVLVPYKEQIEIITSPGSMGEEISKEVGFKPIVIGKIKDTTGPKDTEMAAKEMIHKGIDLLLFAGGDGTARNIYNAIGNKIPVIGIPAGVKIHSGVYANHPRAAGEIALKYLKGEEMDVKEVEVMDIDEEAFREGIVTAKLYGYMKVPFEPDLIQNQKSGGIEGEEAALDGISDRIIEDMEEDVLYIIGSGTTTRPIMEKLGLPNTLLGIDLVKNKKLVASDVNEKEILQYLKDNKAKIIVTVIGGQGYIFGRGNQQISAQVIKKVGKENVIIIATKKKLMSLGRRPLLVDTGDDEVNKMFNGYMRVRTSYTEEVVHMVKGL, encoded by the coding sequence GTGTATGTTTTGAAATTAGGATTTATAGTAAACCCCATAGCTGGTATGGGAGGTAAAGTTGGTCTAAAAGGTACTGATGGTGCTGAAGTACTAAAAAGAGCCATTGAATTAGGAGCCTATCCTGAAGCAGGTATAAAAGCAAAAAAAGCATTAGAAGTCCTTGTTCCTTATAAAGAACAGATTGAAATAATCACATCTCCAGGCTCTATGGGAGAAGAGATATCCAAAGAAGTTGGATTTAAGCCCATAGTAATAGGAAAGATTAAAGATACTACAGGACCAAAAGATACGGAGATGGCAGCAAAAGAGATGATTCACAAGGGAATAGACTTACTCTTATTTGCTGGTGGAGATGGCACTGCAAGAAATATATATAATGCTATTGGGAATAAGATTCCAGTTATTGGAATACCTGCAGGAGTAAAAATTCATTCAGGAGTCTATGCTAATCATCCAAGAGCTGCAGGCGAAATAGCCTTGAAATACTTAAAAGGTGAAGAAATGGACGTAAAAGAAGTTGAAGTAATGGATATTGATGAGGAAGCCTTCCGGGAAGGTATAGTAACAGCAAAACTATATGGCTATATGAAGGTTCCTTTTGAACCAGATCTAATACAAAACCAAAAATCTGGTGGTATAGAAGGAGAAGAAGCAGCACTAGATGGTATATCTGATAGGATTATAGAAGATATGGAGGAAGATGTACTTTATATAATTGGCTCAGGTACAACTACTAGGCCTATTATGGAAAAACTTGGGCTTCCCAATACTTTATTAGGCATAGATTTAGTTAAGAACAAGAAATTAGTAGCTTCAGATGTAAATGAAAAGGAGATACTTCAGTATTTAAAAGATAATAAAGCTAAGATAATAGTTACCGTAATAGGAGGGCAAGGATATATATTTGGTAGAGGAAATCAACAGATAAGTGCTCAGGTAATTAAGAAAGTAGGCAAAGAGAATGTTATAATAATAGCCACAAAGAAAAAACTAATGTCCTTAGGAAGAAGACCTTTGTTGGTAGATACTGGAGATGATGAGGTAAATAAGATGTTTAATGGATATATGAGGGTTAGAACTTCCTATACAGAAGAAGTGGTTCATATGGTGAAAGGACTCTAG
- the tsaB gene encoding tRNA (adenosine(37)-N6)-threonylcarbamoyltransferase complex dimerization subunit type 1 TsaB, which produces MKTLAVDTSTMMATCALLDEDRLLGEFSLNQDMSHSENLVPMIKNMLDNLKFKIEDVDIFGVATGPGSFTGLRIGIATVKAFAHVFDKPVVGVSTLEGLAFNFPCDNGFIVPMIDARRNRVYSGVYKRIDGKLKKIVDPTIMEVEELLTILRDEYDYIMINGNGTLVYKDIILNVLKDKVNIAPVNLNSCRASSIGELAFLKYKEGKRDNYYDLVPNYLRESQAQRELRKRDR; this is translated from the coding sequence TTGAAAACATTAGCTGTGGATACATCTACTATGATGGCTACTTGTGCCTTATTAGATGAGGATAGATTATTAGGAGAATTTTCGTTAAATCAAGATATGTCTCATTCGGAAAATTTAGTTCCTATGATAAAAAACATGTTGGATAATTTAAAATTTAAAATAGAAGATGTAGATATATTTGGAGTAGCAACAGGTCCCGGTTCATTTACTGGATTAAGAATTGGAATAGCAACTGTTAAGGCTTTTGCTCATGTATTTGATAAGCCTGTAGTAGGCGTTTCTACCTTAGAAGGTTTAGCTTTTAATTTTCCATGTGATAATGGCTTTATAGTACCTATGATAGATGCTCGTAGAAATAGGGTGTATTCAGGCGTATATAAAAGGATAGATGGTAAACTTAAAAAAATAGTGGATCCTACTATAATGGAAGTAGAGGAATTGTTGACAATATTGAGAGATGAATACGATTATATAATGATAAATGGAAATGGAACTTTAGTTTATAAGGATATTATATTAAATGTACTTAAGGATAAGGTAAATATAGCGCCTGTAAATTTAAATAGCTGTAGAGCGTCTAGTATTGGGGAATTAGCTTTTTTAAAATATAAGGAGGGTAAAAGGGATAATTATTATGATTTAGTTCCAAACTATCTTAGGGAATCTCAAGCTCAAAGAGAATTAAGAAAGAGGGATAGGTAG
- a CDS encoding ABC transporter ATP-binding protein, whose translation MNSIIKIQNLSKRFNSKENITVDALKNINLDVEENDFICIVGPSGCGKSTLLRIIAGLEDATEGKINYKGKELLEPTSEIGMVFQNYSLLPWRTVIDNISLGLEFKREDKRTRLEVASKYLELINMQKFANAYPYELSGGMQQRVAIARALANDPQVLLMDEPFGALDAHTRIILQKELLRIWEQNKKTVLFVTHSVDEAVYLSDKIVIMSSNPGEIKEIVNIDMERPRDRGDIEYATITSRILKMLESN comes from the coding sequence ATGAATAGTATAATAAAGATACAGAATCTTAGTAAGAGATTTAATTCCAAAGAAAATATTACTGTGGATGCATTGAAAAATATAAATTTAGATGTAGAAGAAAATGATTTTATTTGTATTGTTGGACCATCAGGATGTGGAAAATCTACTTTACTTCGTATAATAGCAGGACTTGAAGATGCAACAGAGGGGAAGATAAATTATAAAGGTAAAGAATTATTAGAACCTACAAGTGAGATTGGGATGGTATTTCAAAACTATTCTCTTCTTCCATGGCGTACAGTAATCGATAATATATCTTTAGGTTTAGAATTTAAAAGGGAAGATAAAAGGACCAGATTAGAAGTAGCTTCTAAATACTTGGAACTTATTAATATGCAGAAGTTTGCAAATGCATATCCATATGAGCTTTCAGGGGGAATGCAACAGAGGGTTGCCATAGCTAGAGCATTAGCAAATGATCCACAAGTTTTATTGATGGACGAGCCATTTGGGGCTCTTGATGCTCATACTCGTATAATTTTACAAAAGGAATTATTGAGAATATGGGAACAAAACAAGAAGACTGTTCTTTTTGTGACACATAGTGTTGATGAAGCTGTATATTTGTCAGATAAAATAGTTATTATGTCTAGTAATCCAGGTGAAATAAAGGAAATAGTAAATATTGATATGGAAAGGCCAAGAGATAGAGGAGATATTGAATACGCTACTATAACTAGTCGAATTTTAAAAATGTTAGAAAGTAATTAA
- a CDS encoding ECF transporter S component, translating into MYTLRKEDFNTRTMVKISVLGVIAFILMLLDFPLWFTPPFLKFDVSDVPALIGSFALGPMAGVIVQLVKNLLKILLAGTNTAVVGEIANFIVGSVFAYVAGLIYYKEKTFKNAVIGLVVGTIAMTVVISIANYYIMIPFYAKAYGMPLDKIITISGAVNKYVVDLKSLIIFAVIPFNLLKGVVVSLITILLYKRVSPILKS; encoded by the coding sequence ATGTATACGTTGAGGAAGGAAGATTTCAACACTAGAACCATGGTAAAGATTTCAGTACTTGGGGTGATAGCTTTTATACTTATGCTATTGGATTTCCCCCTTTGGTTTACACCACCTTTTTTAAAATTTGACGTATCCGATGTACCAGCATTAATTGGTTCTTTTGCATTGGGACCTATGGCAGGGGTTATAGTTCAATTGGTTAAGAATCTGTTGAAGATACTATTAGCTGGTACCAATACTGCAGTTGTAGGGGAGATTGCTAATTTTATAGTAGGTAGTGTATTTGCCTATGTGGCAGGTTTGATTTATTATAAGGAAAAGACCTTTAAAAATGCAGTAATTGGTCTAGTAGTAGGAACTATAGCTATGACTGTAGTTATTTCCATAGCTAATTACTATATTATGATACCTTTTTATGCAAAGGCCTATGGTATGCCTTTAGACAAGATTATCACTATAAGTGGAGCGGTAAATAAATATGTAGTGGATTTAAAAAGCCTTATCATATTTGCTGTAATACCTTTTAATTTATTAAAAGGAGTTGTAGTTAGTTTGATTACCATATTATTATATAAAAGGGTGTCACCAATATTAAAAAGTTAA
- a CDS encoding ABC transporter permease: MNEGIENVKNIQKKRENRQIVNSMNEKLKRVFISIIVPILFLCIWTIAAKKIDNPIILPHISQVLDNFRHATNDFIGLGSIPKNILVSLVRVLLGYVIGVIIALPLGILMGYKENISLLFSTFINIFRPVPALGWVPLILAWFGVASLATLFKIPYGPKQVFFDNFKFAMIFIIGIGTFFPVVSGAAFGVKNVPNTLIESAKVLGASNKDIFFKILLPGAGPNIVNGLRGGLGSAWGCLVAAEMLPGSLSGVGYMITHAYELARTDLVITGIICIGLVGALLDYIFILVERKHFVWVSRR, from the coding sequence ATGAATGAAGGTATAGAAAACGTTAAGAATATACAAAAAAAGAGAGAGAATAGACAAATAGTTAATTCTATGAATGAAAAATTAAAGAGAGTATTTATTAGTATAATAGTGCCTATATTATTTTTATGTATATGGACTATTGCTGCAAAAAAAATAGATAATCCTATTATATTGCCTCATATTAGTCAAGTTTTAGACAATTTTAGACATGCTACTAATGATTTTATAGGATTAGGCTCAATTCCTAAAAACATATTGGTAAGCCTTGTAAGGGTTTTATTAGGATATGTTATTGGTGTTATTATTGCTTTACCATTAGGAATATTAATGGGATATAAAGAAAATATAAGCTTGCTTTTTAGCACTTTTATAAATATATTCAGACCAGTACCTGCATTAGGTTGGGTTCCATTGATATTGGCTTGGTTTGGAGTTGCAAGCCTTGCTACACTTTTTAAAATCCCATATGGTCCCAAACAAGTATTTTTTGATAATTTTAAATTTGCTATGATATTCATTATAGGAATAGGCACATTTTTCCCTGTAGTATCAGGTGCTGCTTTTGGTGTAAAAAATGTACCTAATACATTAATCGAATCTGCAAAAGTTTTAGGAGCTAGCAATAAGGATATTTTTTTTAAGATACTTTTACCAGGGGCAGGCCCAAATATTGTAAACGGATTAAGAGGTGGATTGGGTAGTGCTTGGGGTTGCTTAGTAGCTGCAGAGATGTTACCAGGAAGTTTGTCAGGAGTTGGATATATGATAACCCATGCTTATGAATTAGCTAGGACAGATTTAGTTATAACAGGGATTATATGTATTGGATTAGTGGGAGCTTTGTTAGATTATATATTTATTTTAGTGGAAAGAAAACATTTTGTATGGGTGAGTAGGAGATGA
- a CDS encoding SH3 domain-containing protein, translated as MNYEVIEVHRSNYPNPITIRKGTKLKLGNKYSGTENWDNWRYCYTLDNGAEGWVPEQLLIVENEYGVILEDYTAKELNVEKGEIIKGMRELNGWLWCIKIIDRDEGWLPKDKLRII; from the coding sequence ATGAATTATGAGGTAATTGAGGTACATAGGAGCAATTATCCAAATCCAATTACAATCAGAAAAGGTACGAAACTAAAATTAGGAAATAAATATAGTGGGACAGAAAATTGGGATAACTGGAGATACTGCTACACTTTGGATAATGGAGCTGAAGGATGGGTCCCAGAACAATTACTTATTGTTGAAAATGAGTATGGAGTAATACTTGAAGATTATACTGCAAAGGAATTAAATGTTGAAAAGGGTGAAATTATCAAAGGAATGAGAGAACTTAATGGATGGTTGTGGTGTATCAAAATTATAGATAGAGATGAAGGATGGTTGCCAAAGGATAAATTAAGAATTATATGA
- a CDS encoding ABC transporter substrate-binding protein yields the protein MSRGIKKFICLFLCTILVGLIVCGCSNDTKKTSKDGIKEENAENVENGEIPEISISWGTALHVVILEAPRNRVDEFKDKGIYLNPLSEDKFELIEDGKKLAVLSYMPNKGASEVATLMGQGHLDSAICSNTGMLTAIDSGTDIKILCPVHTRGMGLVFPPDKDLNSWEDIKEYILNSEVPVKFGYHSPVSAPRLVLESVLKEEGLKVTEDPNDFEADVLLVDLKGTNNLIPSLASKQVDAWVGPSVFPETAEYKGLGKLVLRLEDFPPKGKWDNFPCCVFSAREEVLNKYPEVFKALVRLIDESCKYCMENKDDASEIISEYIGVEKEIVSNTTINYTTEPTDEWLEGIKIYVDVLNKTNKFNGRLKGKPFDEVVKQAFDFSYVEEIKK from the coding sequence ATGAGCAGAGGTATTAAAAAGTTTATTTGCTTATTTTTATGTACTATTTTAGTCGGGTTAATAGTATGTGGATGTAGCAATGATACTAAGAAAACTTCTAAAGATGGAATAAAAGAGGAAAATGCAGAAAATGTAGAAAACGGAGAAATTCCAGAAATAAGTATATCTTGGGGTACTGCTTTACATGTGGTAATTCTTGAAGCACCAAGAAATAGAGTAGATGAATTTAAAGACAAAGGTATATATTTAAACCCATTATCTGAAGACAAATTTGAACTTATAGAGGATGGGAAAAAATTAGCTGTTTTAAGTTATATGCCAAATAAAGGAGCTTCAGAAGTAGCTACCCTTATGGGGCAAGGCCATTTAGATTCTGCTATATGTTCAAATACTGGGATGCTCACTGCAATAGATAGTGGGACTGATATAAAGATTTTATGTCCTGTTCACACACGTGGGATGGGATTAGTTTTTCCACCAGACAAAGATTTAAATAGTTGGGAAGACATAAAAGAATACATATTAAATTCAGAAGTTCCTGTAAAGTTTGGATATCATTCACCAGTGAGTGCACCTAGATTAGTTTTAGAATCAGTTCTTAAAGAAGAGGGATTAAAGGTAACTGAAGATCCTAATGATTTTGAAGCAGATGTTCTTTTGGTAGATTTAAAAGGAACTAATAATTTAATTCCATCATTGGCAAGTAAACAAGTAGATGCTTGGGTAGGGCCATCTGTATTTCCAGAGACTGCAGAATATAAAGGGTTAGGAAAATTAGTACTTAGATTAGAAGATTTTCCTCCTAAAGGAAAGTGGGACAATTTCCCTTGTTGTGTATTTTCAGCTAGAGAAGAGGTATTAAATAAATATCCAGAGGTATTTAAAGCATTGGTTCGTTTAATAGATGAATCTTGTAAATATTGTATGGAAAATAAAGACGATGCATCAGAAATAATATCAGAATATATTGGCGTAGAAAAAGAAATTGTTAGCAATACTACTATAAACTATACTACTGAACCTACTGATGAATGGTTAGAGGGGATTAAGATTTATGTAGATGTATTAAATAAAACTAATAAGTTTAATGGTAGGTTAAAGGGTAAACCTTTTGATGAAGTAGTTAAACAAGCATTTGATTTTTCATATGTTGAAGAAATAAAGAAGTAA
- a CDS encoding GNAT family N-acetyltransferase, which translates to MFINKENKNCLKLADNLHFIKESEEIILRFERFYTDKLQDIPIVELSSDYYRDVQLLHDKVFPNTYYSGNKIIERLNDHRKVFVDKKDNKLMGYIYVEVNPAFGEGSIEFFAVDESQRGKGIGNKLLIMALKWLFTFDSVDDITLCVNSTNEEALNLYKMVGFKQEYQLCYLTKNVKE; encoded by the coding sequence ATGTTTATCAATAAAGAGAATAAAAATTGTTTAAAATTAGCAGACAACCTTCATTTTATCAAAGAGAGTGAAGAAATAATATTGAGATTTGAACGTTTTTATACTGATAAGCTGCAGGACATCCCTATAGTTGAACTTTCATCTGATTATTATAGGGATGTGCAATTACTTCATGATAAAGTTTTTCCTAATACATATTATAGTGGAAACAAAATTATAGAAAGATTGAATGATCATAGAAAGGTATTTGTAGATAAAAAAGATAATAAATTAATGGGATATATTTATGTTGAAGTTAATCCAGCATTTGGGGAGGGAAGTATAGAATTTTTTGCTGTAGATGAGTCACAAAGAGGTAAGGGTATAGGAAACAAATTATTGATTATGGCGTTAAAATGGTTATTTACTTTTGATTCCGTAGATGATATTACCCTTTGTGTTAATTCAACAAATGAAGAGGCATTGAATTTATATAAGATGGTAGGTTTTAAGCAAGAATATCAGCTTTGCTATTTAACTAAGAACGTTAAAGAATAA